A single genomic interval of Oceanithermus profundus DSM 14977 harbors:
- a CDS encoding tetratricopeptide repeat protein: MPRHLSVLLFALALTPLIGGCKPTKAERAAAPPPAAAETDAAPAPPPALPPGAKAGPLDLSQIGPHDEAYAHESLSPDEWASVALMYQSKGRFGEALATLDQAIARHPENAHLYAVRGALWLQLEEYAKALADLERSLELAEDPGVRVNYAEALRRFDRKSDALASLDRALATNPDYLPALFNRGVLRFELGDEAGALADFDRAIAIDPAAAAPYFNRAAVRWALGQKEAAIADLDAFIERAPVGTWKETARDLRASWQEQLEAKR; this comes from the coding sequence ATGCCCAGGCACCTTTCCGTGCTGCTCTTCGCCCTCGCCCTGACCCCCCTTATCGGCGGTTGCAAGCCGACGAAGGCCGAACGGGCGGCCGCACCCCCGCCGGCCGCCGCCGAAACCGACGCGGCTCCGGCGCCCCCGCCGGCGCTGCCGCCGGGCGCCAAGGCCGGACCCCTCGACCTCTCGCAGATCGGCCCCCACGACGAGGCCTACGCCCACGAGAGCCTGAGCCCCGACGAATGGGCAAGCGTGGCGCTGATGTACCAGTCCAAGGGCCGGTTCGGCGAAGCCCTGGCCACCCTCGACCAGGCGATCGCCCGCCACCCCGAAAACGCCCACCTCTACGCGGTGCGCGGGGCGCTCTGGCTGCAGCTCGAGGAGTACGCCAAGGCGCTCGCCGACCTGGAGCGCTCGCTCGAGCTGGCCGAAGATCCCGGAGTCCGGGTGAACTACGCCGAGGCGCTGCGCCGCTTCGACCGCAAATCCGACGCGCTGGCCAGCCTGGACCGGGCGCTCGCGACCAACCCCGACTACCTGCCGGCGCTGTTCAACCGCGGTGTGCTCCGCTTCGAGCTGGGCGACGAAGCCGGGGCCCTGGCCGACTTCGACCGCGCCATCGCCATCGACCCCGCGGCCGCCGCCCCCTACTTCAACCGCGCCGCGGTGCGCTGGGCGCTGGGCCAGAAGGAAGCGGCGATCGCCGACCTGGACGCCTTCATCGAACGCGCCCCGGTGGGCACGTGGAAGGAGACCGCGCGCGACCTGCGCGCGTCCTGGCAGGAACAGCTGGAGGCGAAGCGATGA
- a CDS encoding cytochrome c biogenesis CcdA family protein has product MELSIAAAFLAGMLSFLSPCVLPLVPTYLAYLGGDQGRPVKNALFFILGFGIIFILLGLPFTVLGSLLQDYKPILAKVGGVLLIFFGLYMLGLKLPFLAQMRGVSYTGDTSRPWGAFLMGAALATAWLPCIGPILGGILTLTAMEGFGGLVYLVAYVLGLAVPFFLVALFADRVAVIVRKSGRISLWVERVAGAILIFVGFLMITDAFQRLNNFFIRFTPEWLFERL; this is encoded by the coding sequence ATGGAGCTCTCGATCGCCGCGGCCTTCCTCGCGGGCATGCTGTCGTTCCTCTCACCTTGCGTGCTGCCCCTGGTCCCCACCTACCTGGCCTACCTCGGCGGCGACCAGGGCCGCCCGGTGAAGAACGCGCTCTTCTTCATCCTCGGCTTCGGCATCATCTTCATCCTGCTGGGCCTGCCCTTCACCGTCCTCGGCAGCCTGTTGCAGGACTACAAGCCCATCCTGGCCAAGGTGGGCGGCGTGCTGCTCATCTTCTTCGGGCTCTACATGCTGGGCCTCAAGCTCCCCTTTCTGGCGCAGATGCGCGGCGTCAGCTACACCGGGGACACCTCCCGCCCCTGGGGCGCGTTCCTGATGGGCGCGGCGCTGGCCACGGCTTGGCTGCCCTGCATCGGCCCCATCCTGGGCGGCATCCTCACGCTGACGGCCATGGAGGGGTTCGGGGGCCTCGTCTACCTGGTGGCCTACGTGCTCGGCCTGGCCGTTCCCTTCTTCCTCGTCGCCCTCTTCGCCGACCGCGTGGCCGTGATCGTCCGCAAGAGTGGACGGATCTCGCTCTGGGTCGAGCGGGTGGCCGGAGCCATCCTGATCTTCGTCGGGTTCTTGATGATCACCGACGCCTTTCAGCGGCTCAACAACTTCTTCATCCGCTTCACGCCCGAGTGGCTGTTCGAAAGGCTCTAG
- a CDS encoding heme exporter protein CcmB — protein MRALVLALRDLRLEWRGRAGLLSAFSFIAVVLFIMGIAFGPDEANLRRAGPGVLWVALAFAGSMLASRAWALEVENETLDDLLLTPGSREWIYVGKLLFLWLLMIVMGAFLLVLVAAWFYLPLAAWPQLFVTLVLGGTGYTVIAAFYAGLTVRLRARDVLLYLLVFPMILPVVLAAVKATLGIAFGAEFAEIVSWWKLLGVFDVVYLTLCVLLFPGVIEG, from the coding sequence GTGAGGGCCCTGGTGCTGGCGCTGCGCGACCTGCGCCTGGAGTGGCGCGGGCGGGCGGGGCTGCTCTCGGCCTTTTCGTTCATCGCGGTCGTCCTTTTCATCATGGGAATCGCCTTCGGCCCCGACGAGGCCAACCTGCGTCGGGCGGGCCCCGGGGTGCTCTGGGTCGCCCTCGCTTTCGCCGGCAGCATGCTGGCGAGCCGCGCCTGGGCGCTGGAGGTGGAGAACGAGACCCTCGACGACCTGCTGCTCACCCCGGGCAGCCGCGAGTGGATCTACGTGGGCAAGCTGCTCTTCCTGTGGCTTCTGATGATCGTGATGGGGGCGTTCCTGCTGGTGCTCGTCGCCGCCTGGTTCTACCTGCCGCTGGCGGCCTGGCCCCAGCTTTTCGTCACCCTGGTGCTCGGGGGCACCGGTTACACCGTGATCGCCGCCTTCTACGCCGGCCTGACCGTGCGCCTGCGGGCGCGCGACGTGCTGCTCTACCTGCTCGTCTTTCCCATGATCCTGCCGGTGGTGCTCGCGGCGGTCAAGGCCACGCTGGGCATCGCCTTCGGCGCCGAGTTCGCCGAGATCGTGAGCTGGTGGAAGCTCCTCGGCGTCTTCGACGTCGTCTACCTGACGCTCTGCGTGCTCCTCTTTCCCGGGGTCATCGAGGGTTGA
- a CDS encoding ABC transporter ATP-binding protein, whose product MADPFVEVQNVWKRFGRQWVLRDLSLAVERGEVVALLGPNGVGKTTLLRVIATLIRPQRGTVRLFGKPARALEAERGRIALVANPPAFYRHLSGEENLEQALALAGKPISRTQALEAMARVGLPEGRTVAAYSSGMRKRLALARTLLARPRLLLLDEPETALDTGGREELVRVIGEVAREGAVVLATHDHGFAAEVATRSFAMEGKA is encoded by the coding sequence GTGGCAGACCCCTTCGTCGAGGTTCAGAACGTCTGGAAACGGTTCGGCCGTCAGTGGGTGCTCCGTGACCTCTCGCTGGCGGTCGAGCGCGGCGAGGTGGTCGCGTTGCTGGGGCCCAACGGCGTGGGCAAGACCACGCTGCTGCGGGTGATCGCCACGCTGATCCGCCCCCAGCGGGGCACGGTGCGGCTTTTCGGAAAGCCGGCGCGGGCGCTGGAGGCCGAGCGCGGACGCATCGCGCTGGTGGCCAACCCGCCCGCCTTCTACCGGCACCTGAGCGGCGAGGAGAACCTGGAGCAGGCGCTGGCGCTCGCGGGCAAGCCCATCTCGCGCACCCAGGCGCTCGAGGCGATGGCGCGGGTGGGGCTGCCGGAGGGGCGCACGGTGGCGGCGTACTCCAGCGGGATGCGCAAGAGGTTGGCGCTGGCGCGGACCCTGCTGGCCCGCCCGCGGCTCCTCTTGCTGGACGAGCCGGAGACGGCGCTCGACACCGGGGGGCGCGAGGAGCTGGTGCGCGTCATCGGCGAGGTCGCCCGCGAGGGCGCGGTGGTGCTGGCGACCCACGACCACGGCTTCGCGGCCGAGGTGGCGACCCGCAGCTTCGCGATGGAGGGGAAGGCGTGA
- a CDS encoding alpha/beta fold hydrolase, translating to MREEIVIVPTHEAEIYVEDTGPEDAPVLVVLHGGPGGSSYPYRAAWEEELAEYRVVYLDQRGGGRSPELPLEPRYFTVDALVDDLEAVRSWLAVDRWVPVGHGFGALAALEYGRRYPELVAGVVALGPWIHFPELARALWRAAFSTGEPPEDPTQAVEEAFSAVGPKPLFDRLSFPSEHGRAHLEWIVEGLPLAGSEGVEAAFRTNGLWELDYSGHLLEYPVEVAVIAGERDGTSHPHQTERLADLTGAHLELIPRAGHYAWIDEPEAFFRAFYGAVDAFSE from the coding sequence ATGCGTGAGGAGATCGTCATCGTACCGACGCACGAGGCCGAGATCTACGTCGAGGACACGGGGCCGGAGGACGCGCCGGTCCTCGTCGTGCTCCACGGCGGACCGGGCGGTTCCAGTTACCCCTACCGCGCCGCCTGGGAGGAGGAGCTCGCCGAGTACCGGGTCGTCTACCTGGACCAGCGGGGGGGCGGCCGCAGTCCCGAGCTGCCGCTCGAGCCCCGCTACTTCACCGTCGACGCCCTGGTCGACGACCTCGAGGCGGTGCGCAGCTGGCTGGCCGTGGACCGCTGGGTACCCGTGGGCCACGGCTTCGGCGCGCTCGCGGCGCTCGAGTACGGCCGCCGGTACCCCGAGCTGGTCGCCGGGGTTGTGGCCCTCGGGCCCTGGATTCACTTTCCCGAGCTGGCGCGTGCGCTCTGGCGCGCGGCCTTCAGCACCGGCGAACCCCCCGAGGACCCCACCCAGGCCGTGGAGGAGGCCTTCTCCGCCGTCGGCCCCAAGCCGCTCTTCGACCGCCTCAGCTTCCCCTCCGAGCACGGCCGCGCCCACCTGGAGTGGATCGTCGAAGGGCTGCCGCTCGCCGGCAGCGAGGGGGTGGAAGCGGCGTTCCGCACCAACGGCCTCTGGGAGCTGGACTACAGCGGCCACCTGCTCGAATACCCGGTGGAGGTCGCCGTGATCGCGGGCGAGCGGGACGGCACCAGCCATCCGCACCAGACCGAGCGCCTCGCCGACCTGACCGGGGCGCACCTGGAGCTGATCCCCCGCGCCGGCCACTACGCCTGGATCGACGAGCCCGAGGCCTTCTTCCGGGCCTTCTACGGGGCGGTGGACGCGTTTAGTGAATGA
- the ccsA gene encoding cytochrome c biogenesis protein CcsA, with translation MNHAEKTSRLDSASRALLTLALVVFAVGQYLAFKAPPDVQQGYLIRILYVHVGAAWVAYLAFFVAMVYAVLYLWKQDAAYDRLSAASAEIGLLFMLLTLFGGMMWARPTWGVFWTWEPRLTTSAILTAFYVGYFLLRHAIEDPEFRAKAAAAAAILGVVNIPINYMSVYWWRSIHQTATFDVINRKTHMDGSMVVAMLVNLLAITLFYLAFLRIKGRIAARAAAREEWDE, from the coding sequence GTGAACCACGCCGAGAAAACTTCCAGGCTCGATTCTGCTTCGCGCGCGTTGCTGACCCTGGCGCTGGTCGTCTTCGCGGTGGGGCAGTACCTTGCGTTCAAGGCCCCGCCGGACGTACAGCAGGGGTACCTCATCCGCATCCTCTACGTGCACGTGGGCGCGGCCTGGGTGGCCTACCTGGCCTTCTTCGTGGCCATGGTCTACGCCGTCCTCTACCTGTGGAAGCAGGACGCGGCCTACGACCGGCTCTCGGCCGCCAGCGCCGAGATCGGTCTGCTCTTCATGCTGTTGACGCTGTTCGGCGGCATGATGTGGGCCCGGCCCACCTGGGGGGTCTTCTGGACCTGGGAGCCGCGCCTCACCACGAGCGCCATCCTGACCGCCTTCTACGTGGGGTACTTCCTGCTGCGGCACGCGATCGAAGACCCCGAGTTCCGCGCCAAGGCCGCCGCCGCGGCGGCGATCTTGGGCGTGGTCAACATCCCCATCAACTACATGTCGGTCTACTGGTGGCGCAGCATCCACCAGACGGCCACTTTCGACGTCATCAACCGCAAGACGCACATGGACGGGTCCATGGTGGTGGCCATGTTGGTGAACCTCCTGGCCATCACCCTCTTCTACCTGGCCTTCCTGCGCATCAAGGGTCGGATCGCCGCACGC